In Dehalococcoidia bacterium, the following are encoded in one genomic region:
- the lexA gene encoding transcriptional repressor LexA, whose protein sequence is MGKLSSRQQQILDFLQEFHIDRSYMPSVREIQTACGISSTSVVDYNLRLLERDGYIRRSPDISRAIELVIEKEIDLVEVAMVPIMGTIAAGQPIPVPEASSYDPADLEKIALSPDFTPHHAEDLFALRVKGFSMIDAFITDGDIVVLRPTTDVRDGDMVAAWLPIEEEATLKHFYLEGNQVRLLPANKEMDPIIVPADKVQIHGRVVAVMRKMNN, encoded by the coding sequence ATGGGGAAATTATCTAGCAGGCAACAACAGATATTAGATTTTTTGCAAGAATTCCATATTGATAGAAGTTATATGCCTTCAGTTCGAGAGATACAGACTGCTTGTGGTATCAGCTCTACGTCGGTCGTAGATTACAACCTCCGTCTTCTAGAAAGGGACGGTTATATTCGGCGCTCTCCTGATATATCCCGGGCGATTGAATTGGTAATTGAAAAAGAGATAGACCTTGTGGAAGTTGCTATGGTTCCAATAATGGGTACTATTGCTGCGGGGCAGCCAATTCCTGTCCCAGAAGCTTCCTCTTACGATCCAGCCGACTTAGAAAAAATTGCCTTGTCACCTGATTTTACTCCTCATCATGCTGAAGATTTGTTTGCTCTGAGGGTAAAAGGCTTCTCAATGATTGATGCATTTATCACTGATGGAGATATCGTAGTACTGCGTCCAACTACTGATGTGAGAGACGGTGATATGGTGGCGGCTTGGCTACCGATTGAAGAAGAAGCTACTCTAAAGCATTTCTACCTTGAAGGTAATCAGGTTCGTCTCCTGCCGGCTAATAAGGAGATGGATCCGATTATTGTCCCTGCAGATAAAGTACAGATCCATGGTCGAGTTGTTGCAGTTATGAGAAAAATGAATAACTAA
- a CDS encoding pyridoxal phosphate-dependent aminotransferase: MTIAINVQKHMTDSSWIRRMFELGIALKNERGEENVFDLSLGNPVVEPPRAFHDELEKFIQSHPKGAHRYMPNAGYAFARQAIAESLYAETGLKYQKEHIMMSVGAAGALNVVIHALCDPGDEVLILSPYFAEYLFYASNHNALPVVVKPDASLLPDIEDLKSKISPRTKLLILNSPNNPSGVIYPESVIEAISKILIEKEHELGVKIYLVSDEPYRRIIFDGYKYPFPQHYYERTITVTSHAKDLALPGERIGYLALHPEIEHHETLMDAFVFCNRVLGFVNAPAIMQHVVSKLQNVTVEVADYQAKRDFLFSVLMEAGYEVRKPEGAFYMFPKSPVPDEMELINVLQNEGVLVVPGRGFGLPGYFRISYCVDDATLQGAAVGFRNAMRKLKP, translated from the coding sequence ATGACTATTGCAATTAATGTTCAGAAGCATATGACAGATAGCTCTTGGATTCGTCGTATGTTTGAGTTAGGTATCGCGTTGAAGAATGAGCGTGGAGAAGAGAATGTCTTTGATTTATCCTTGGGGAACCCTGTTGTAGAACCACCTCGCGCATTTCATGACGAGTTAGAAAAATTCATCCAATCTCATCCAAAAGGTGCCCACAGATACATGCCAAATGCTGGATATGCATTTGCAAGGCAAGCCATTGCTGAATCCCTTTATGCTGAGACCGGCCTCAAATACCAAAAAGAGCACATAATGATGTCTGTAGGCGCTGCAGGCGCATTGAATGTGGTCATTCACGCATTATGTGACCCAGGTGATGAAGTGCTAATCCTTAGCCCTTATTTTGCAGAATATCTTTTTTACGCTTCTAATCACAATGCTTTGCCAGTTGTTGTCAAACCTGATGCAAGCTTGCTACCTGATATTGAGGATTTGAAAAGTAAAATTTCTCCAAGAACTAAACTCCTGATATTAAACTCTCCTAATAACCCATCAGGGGTTATCTACCCTGAATCCGTGATTGAAGCCATTTCTAAAATTCTTATAGAAAAAGAGCATGAATTAGGGGTAAAGATTTATTTAGTGAGCGACGAGCCATATAGGAGAATAATTTTTGATGGTTATAAATACCCTTTCCCTCAGCATTACTACGAACGAACCATTACTGTCACTTCACATGCAAAAGATTTAGCACTTCCGGGAGAAAGGATTGGATATTTAGCGTTACACCCTGAGATCGAGCATCACGAAACTTTAATGGACGCCTTCGTATTTTGTAATCGTGTCTTAGGCTTTGTAAATGCTCCAGCAATTATGCAGCATGTGGTAAGTAAGCTTCAGAATGTAACTGTTGAGGTGGCCGACTACCAAGCGAAAAGAGATTTCCTATTTAGCGTTCTTATGGAAGCAGGATATGAGGTTCGAAAACCTGAAGGTGCGTTTTATATGTTCCCGAAATCACCGGTCCCAGACGAGATGGAATTGATAAATGTATTACAAAACGAAGGAGTTTTAGTTGTACCAGGAAGAGGTTTTGGATTGCCAGGGTATTTCAGGATTTCGTACTGCGTAGACGATGCGACTTTACAGGGAGCAGCTGTTGGTTTTAGAAACGCTATGAGAAAATTGAAGCCATAA
- a CDS encoding YHS domain-containing protein, translating into MVVSKLNPPGGEYKFEGQTYFFCAISCQIEFSQNPTKYT; encoded by the coding sequence ATGGTAGTGAGTAAATTGAATCCTCCTGGCGGGGAGTATAAATTTGAAGGTCAAACTTATTTTTTCTGCGCAATTAGTTGCCAGATAGAGTTTTCACAGAATCCAACCAAATACACGTAA
- the htpX gene encoding zinc metalloprotease HtpX, protein MNRPRDLGRDTQLVTRMVITVILLGIVYGFFLWFLLSVAGAAFMLVFAIMLVLFQFIMSDRLVLTSMRAKVVSPDEAPELHQTVERLCAAAGIPKPKIAISEMQVPNAFATGRSQKHAAVAVTTGLLSILNKDQLEGVLAHEISHIATRDVQVMTYASFLSVVASTLMSLFFWSSMFGGMGRSRENGAHSYMMIAYLVTIMVWVLSQVLIAALSRYREYSADRGASQLTGRPMDLAAALHKISGSLTGLPKQDLRRAETLNAFFIMPAVGDGFARLFSTHPPMGRRIEKLQILDNELRGSR, encoded by the coding sequence GTGAATAGGCCACGTGATTTGGGCAGAGATACTCAACTAGTTACTCGCATGGTGATTACAGTGATACTACTAGGAATAGTCTATGGATTCTTCCTGTGGTTTTTACTATCGGTTGCTGGTGCGGCATTCATGCTTGTATTTGCAATAATGCTTGTATTGTTCCAATTTATAATGTCTGATCGATTAGTTCTGACATCAATGAGAGCGAAGGTTGTTAGCCCTGACGAAGCTCCCGAATTACATCAAACAGTAGAGCGATTATGTGCTGCAGCAGGGATTCCAAAACCAAAGATTGCTATATCTGAGATGCAGGTTCCCAATGCTTTTGCTACGGGCCGCAGCCAAAAGCACGCTGCCGTGGCGGTAACTACAGGACTACTGTCTATCTTAAATAAAGATCAACTTGAAGGCGTCCTAGCTCATGAGATCAGTCATATTGCTACCAGAGACGTTCAGGTAATGACCTATGCAAGCTTTCTTTCCGTAGTCGCTTCAACTTTAATGAGCTTATTTTTTTGGAGTTCTATGTTTGGCGGTATGGGTAGAAGTCGAGAGAATGGTGCTCATAGCTATATGATGATCGCGTACCTAGTTACGATTATGGTATGGGTTTTAAGCCAAGTACTGATTGCCGCACTATCTCGTTATAGGGAGTATTCTGCAGATCGTGGTGCATCTCAATTAACAGGACGCCCCATGGATCTTGCAGCAGCGTTGCACAAAATTTCAGGTTCGTTAACAGGCCTACCTAAACAAGATCTGCGTCGAGCCGAGACCTTAAATGCGTTTTTTATAATGCCTGCTGTAGGAGACGGCTTCGCTCGACTATTCTCTACTCATCCTCCAATGGGACGAAGAATAGAGAAATTACAAATATTAGACAACGAGCTTAGAGGTTCCAGGTAG
- the hisS gene encoding histidine--tRNA ligase → MFQSPRGTADILPQEQALWSYVRSKLTYSADLFGYQRIDTPIFEDTALFSRTVGEETDIVQKEMYSFEDRGGQSLTLRPEGTAAVCRAYLQHGLHNLAQPQRLYYLCPMFRYDRPQAGRFRQFNQFGIEAIGESDAIIDLEVIQLAIHSMSNLGLQNMRLVLNNIGDHNDRKNYIDALKEHLATHTSNMGEDDRRRYETNPLRVLDSKELSQETFIDLAPKSADFLGVDAKDHWEELLGYLELMGISYTLDHKLVRGLDYYTRTVFEIHPAVTGAQSAVCAGGRYDGLFEELGGKSTPGIGFAAGIERLILNLQTQTYEGGISAKKPLILCYNGIPAKNDAIKLAETLRSEDQLVLLAPNRSLKSQLRFASGTEANLVLIIGENELREGNITCRDMSRGDQLVIPRSDLLNYLKQNT, encoded by the coding sequence ATGTTTCAATCACCAAGAGGCACTGCCGATATTCTTCCACAAGAGCAAGCTTTATGGTCTTATGTAAGATCCAAGTTAACTTACTCTGCCGACCTATTTGGCTATCAAAGAATTGATACACCTATATTTGAAGATACCGCGCTATTCTCTAGAACTGTTGGAGAAGAAACCGACATAGTTCAAAAGGAAATGTATAGTTTTGAAGATCGCGGAGGCCAATCACTGACCTTACGCCCAGAAGGAACTGCCGCAGTTTGTAGAGCTTATCTTCAACACGGCCTTCATAATCTTGCTCAGCCCCAACGACTTTACTACCTCTGCCCAATGTTTCGATACGATAGGCCGCAAGCAGGAAGATTCAGGCAATTCAATCAATTTGGGATTGAAGCCATTGGGGAATCAGACGCAATTATCGACCTGGAAGTAATCCAGCTTGCAATCCATAGCATGAGTAATCTTGGACTTCAAAATATGCGCCTCGTCCTTAATAACATCGGGGACCACAACGATCGCAAAAATTATATTGATGCGCTTAAAGAACATCTCGCAACACATACATCTAACATGGGCGAGGATGATCGTCGTCGGTACGAAACAAATCCGTTGAGAGTACTTGATTCAAAAGAATTATCACAGGAAACTTTCATTGATCTTGCCCCTAAAAGCGCTGATTTCTTAGGTGTAGACGCAAAAGATCATTGGGAAGAGCTTTTGGGTTACCTCGAATTGATGGGGATCTCCTATACATTAGATCACAAGCTTGTCCGAGGGCTTGATTACTATACCCGTACTGTTTTTGAAATCCACCCAGCAGTTACCGGAGCCCAAAGCGCGGTTTGTGCAGGAGGGCGATATGACGGATTATTTGAAGAACTAGGGGGTAAATCAACTCCCGGAATAGGGTTTGCTGCCGGAATTGAAAGATTGATTCTAAATCTACAAACTCAAACCTATGAAGGTGGCATAAGTGCAAAAAAACCACTAATCCTTTGTTATAACGGAATACCAGCAAAAAACGATGCCATTAAATTAGCTGAAACATTAAGGAGCGAGGATCAATTGGTTCTGCTTGCACCGAATAGAAGCTTAAAATCCCAATTGAGATTTGCATCAGGGACCGAAGCAAATCTTGTATTAATCATTGGTGAAAACGAATTACGAGAAGGAAATATCACCTGCCGTGATATGAGCAGAGGCGACCAACTGGTTATCCCCAGAAGTGATTTACTGAATTACTTAAAGCAAAATACCTAA
- the rpsT gene encoding 30S ribosomal protein S20 codes for MPAKKTARVQERKRIINRDVRSSTRTAVKKAMQVLGTGSSEESAEAVKLATSKLDRAASKGIVHRNAAARSKSRLMKRLNSNSD; via the coding sequence ATGCCAGCGAAAAAAACAGCTAGAGTTCAAGAGCGTAAGAGAATAATAAACCGAGACGTACGATCTAGTACACGTACCGCAGTTAAGAAAGCAATGCAAGTGCTTGGAACAGGCAGCAGCGAAGAATCTGCAGAGGCAGTCAAGCTAGCAACTAGTAAGCTAGACCGAGCGGCATCTAAGGGAATAGTTCATCGCAATGCGGCTGCACGAAGTAAGTCTAGGCTTATGAAACGCCTTAACTCAAATTCAGACTAA
- a CDS encoding bifunctional (p)ppGpp synthetase/guanosine-3',5'-bis(diphosphate) 3'-pyrophosphohydrolase, with product MNQLTVKLKEYLADERIVIVNDALDFATKAHTGQTRLSGGPYIDHPITAATYLADLHLDEKTIAAALLHDVVEDCDIPLSDIKKEFGEEVAKLVDGVTKLKLIKTKLSGNSESDTERSDNLRKMLVAMAEDIRVVLIKLADRLHNMQTLEPLPPNRQIEIAQETLDIYAPLAHRLGMGEMEWQLEDLSFRYLEPLQYRRMSRLLSAKRKEREQYIERISEILSEELNKAGYDFEVTGRPKHLYSIYKKAQSYASIGKEIGEIQDLFALRVIVNTVSDCYAALGIVHGLWRPLPGQFDDYIASPKGNMYQSLHTTVRTPDGVPVEVQLRTYEMHQNSEYGVASHSSYKEGLDARGNRFEERMSWLRQLLEWQREVSGSEEYIESIANDLFDDQVFVYTPKNEIRELPSGATSIDFAYRIHTELGHRCIGAKINGRLVALDTRLSNGDTVEILTSKVARGPSLDWLNPHLGYVKTTNARQSIRAWFRHQERDVNVDRGKDLLKKELKRLNSNISDFEIAKWFRYESENDFYAALGSGMVSISQIAGRITAIKSEQGSPAAISIEELGPVIATGVTVLGVGDLLTRTAECCLPLPGESISGFVTRTRGVTVHRQDCINLRNVSEPERIVPVEWGQSRNVFPVRIAIESQDRVGLLHDITGATSTEHVNIAGSSTESIDGDTVIVHLTAQVSSLEQLSRLFNKIESVSGVKSVNRNFTKRAPAKNN from the coding sequence ATGAATCAGCTGACGGTGAAGCTAAAAGAATATTTAGCAGACGAGAGAATTGTAATAGTGAATGATGCGCTTGATTTTGCGACTAAAGCGCATACGGGGCAAACACGTTTATCAGGAGGGCCATATATTGATCATCCTATCACCGCGGCGACTTATTTAGCAGACCTCCATCTTGACGAGAAAACGATTGCCGCAGCTTTACTTCATGATGTTGTTGAAGACTGTGACATACCCTTGTCAGATATAAAAAAAGAGTTTGGAGAAGAAGTCGCGAAACTCGTAGATGGAGTAACAAAACTAAAACTCATAAAAACCAAACTTTCGGGTAATTCTGAAAGCGATACTGAAAGGTCTGATAATCTCCGCAAGATGCTTGTTGCCATGGCAGAAGATATTCGAGTGGTACTCATTAAACTTGCTGATCGCTTACATAATATGCAGACTTTGGAGCCACTTCCGCCAAACCGTCAAATTGAAATTGCTCAGGAAACGTTAGATATCTATGCTCCTTTGGCGCATCGTCTCGGAATGGGTGAAATGGAATGGCAACTTGAGGATTTATCATTTCGTTACCTAGAACCATTGCAGTACCGGAGAATGTCTAGGTTACTGTCTGCCAAGCGCAAAGAGAGAGAACAGTATATTGAGAGAATTTCTGAAATTTTATCTGAAGAATTGAATAAAGCCGGATATGATTTTGAAGTCACTGGTCGACCTAAGCATCTCTACAGTATCTACAAGAAAGCTCAGTCGTACGCGTCTATTGGTAAAGAAATTGGAGAGATACAGGATCTTTTTGCGTTGCGCGTAATCGTTAATACTGTGAGTGATTGCTACGCTGCACTGGGTATTGTTCACGGTCTGTGGAGGCCTCTCCCTGGTCAATTTGATGATTACATCGCAAGCCCAAAGGGAAATATGTATCAATCTTTGCATACCACAGTAAGAACGCCAGATGGAGTCCCTGTAGAGGTACAATTACGTACTTATGAAATGCATCAAAATTCTGAATACGGAGTTGCATCACATTCAAGTTACAAAGAAGGATTGGACGCGCGCGGGAACCGATTTGAAGAACGGATGTCTTGGTTGCGTCAACTGCTAGAGTGGCAACGTGAGGTAAGCGGGAGTGAGGAATACATTGAGAGCATTGCTAATGATCTCTTTGATGACCAGGTTTTTGTGTACACTCCTAAAAATGAAATCCGTGAACTTCCTAGCGGCGCTACTTCAATAGATTTTGCGTATCGGATTCATACAGAACTTGGGCATCGTTGTATTGGGGCAAAAATTAATGGACGTTTGGTCGCACTTGATACGCGACTGTCTAATGGAGACACTGTAGAGATTTTAACCAGTAAAGTAGCCAGAGGTCCAAGTTTGGATTGGTTAAACCCTCATTTAGGATATGTCAAAACTACTAATGCCCGGCAGTCAATTAGAGCTTGGTTTCGACATCAAGAGCGCGATGTCAACGTTGATAGAGGCAAGGATCTCCTAAAGAAAGAACTGAAGAGGCTAAATAGCAATATCTCAGATTTTGAAATCGCTAAATGGTTTCGGTATGAAAGCGAGAATGATTTTTACGCTGCATTAGGATCTGGAATGGTGTCTATTTCCCAAATCGCAGGGAGAATTACTGCTATTAAGTCTGAACAAGGCTCGCCTGCAGCAATTTCTATCGAAGAGCTTGGGCCTGTGATTGCAACAGGGGTTACAGTATTGGGAGTAGGCGATCTGCTAACTAGAACTGCTGAGTGTTGCCTTCCTCTTCCTGGCGAAAGCATCTCAGGTTTCGTGACCCGTACTAGGGGCGTTACTGTACATCGGCAGGATTGCATTAATCTACGAAATGTTAGTGAGCCTGAAAGAATAGTACCAGTGGAATGGGGGCAAAGTAGAAATGTTTTCCCCGTTCGAATTGCGATTGAATCGCAGGACAGGGTCGGTTTGCTTCATGACATAACTGGGGCCACGTCAACTGAGCATGTCAATATAGCTGGATCTAGCACCGAAAGCATAGACGGAGATACGGTTATTGTTCATTTAACTGCTCAAGTTTCTAGCCTTGAACAACTATCGCGACTCTTTAATAAAATAGAGAGCGTTTCAGGTGTAAAGAGCGTTAATAGAAACTTCACCAAAAGAGCCCCTGCAAAGAATAATTAA
- a CDS encoding heavy metal translocating P-type ATPase yields the protein MDSNPELNKYVVLPVEGMTCAACVSTVTSAVRSVAGILQVSVSLASETATINFESNKLPVNEVVHAITDFGYQVTTSESILASDALNDPQVAISLKEYLENIDGIVSVNVNRATPEITIRSVYGLFNTNEILNLTLKFGVKTQLVEGTDSLHSEIERLSRRSEINRVKKKMLFSGFVALLLWSLGIAFNPVTSGQIDWLGWISLLFAAPVQSWAASEFYKSAWGSLKHFKFNMNTLIALGTSVAYFYSAIVVISRPFIDQVLSIHFDTATIIISLVLFGRMLESQAKGKASDAIIGLMDLQAKYALVQRGTNTVEVPIDQVALGELVLVKPGSKIPLDGEVFAGASTVDESMLTGESTPSDKIEGAVVYGGTVNLHGSFTFRVTRAGDRTTLAQIIHLVRLAQGSQASIQRLADAFASHFVPAVLLFAFLTYCYWAFFAQDVSQSEAMLTTIAVLIIACPCALGLATPAAIMIAITTGAKYGILIRSAEALEILGRVDTVFFDKTGTLTSGKLKVEKVYGFEFTESEVLGFACSVESHSEHLLAKAIIDCAQENEIETPASSNFQVAPGLGVRAVIQERSFTVGSLNLARQANIVISSEVEAKVNELLDAHCTPIAVLMEEKIIGLIGLTDEIRFESKQVVSRLRSMGLRVGILTGDHYAVTRSLASKLAVDSYVSEILPSEKHNQITQRQALGHKVAMVGDGINDAPALAQADAGIAMSSASDISLNVADFVLMGANIQGVTTGIRLSRKTITIIKQNLFWAFGYNIILIPIAAGFFHLFVGEGSIPSYLHWILGENGFLNPNIAALAMATSSVSVMFNSLRLRTWDPYL from the coding sequence ATGGATAGTAATCCTGAGCTAAATAAATATGTTGTTTTACCTGTGGAAGGTATGACTTGCGCTGCATGCGTGAGCACGGTTACGAGCGCAGTTCGTTCCGTTGCAGGGATTTTACAAGTATCAGTAAGCTTAGCTTCAGAAACAGCAACAATTAACTTTGAATCAAATAAGCTTCCAGTTAATGAAGTCGTGCATGCTATCACCGATTTTGGATATCAAGTGACTACATCAGAATCGATTTTGGCATCAGATGCACTTAATGATCCACAGGTAGCTATCTCCCTTAAAGAATACTTAGAAAATATTGATGGGATAGTTTCAGTGAATGTGAATAGAGCTACTCCAGAAATTACCATCAGATCAGTCTACGGGCTTTTTAATACGAATGAGATCCTAAATTTGACATTGAAATTCGGGGTGAAAACCCAACTTGTGGAAGGCACAGACTCATTGCATTCTGAGATTGAACGTCTTTCACGTAGAAGTGAGATCAACCGAGTTAAGAAAAAAATGCTGTTCAGCGGTTTTGTAGCCTTATTACTGTGGTCGTTAGGGATTGCCTTTAACCCAGTGACTTCTGGGCAGATAGACTGGCTAGGCTGGATTTCATTACTATTCGCGGCCCCTGTCCAGTCTTGGGCTGCTTCAGAGTTTTATAAAAGTGCATGGGGCAGCTTGAAGCACTTTAAATTCAACATGAATACACTGATTGCTTTGGGTACTTCAGTTGCCTATTTCTATAGCGCGATAGTTGTAATATCTAGACCTTTCATCGACCAAGTCCTCAGCATACATTTTGATACAGCAACGATCATTATATCTTTGGTACTTTTTGGTCGTATGCTTGAGTCACAAGCCAAAGGCAAGGCATCAGACGCAATTATTGGCCTGATGGATTTACAGGCGAAATATGCTTTAGTGCAACGAGGCACTAATACAGTTGAAGTGCCTATAGACCAAGTTGCGCTAGGTGAGCTTGTGCTTGTCAAACCAGGGTCGAAAATCCCTCTAGATGGTGAAGTATTTGCCGGAGCGTCCACAGTTGATGAATCGATGTTAACTGGAGAAAGTACTCCTTCAGATAAAATAGAAGGAGCAGTTGTTTACGGTGGTACTGTGAATCTGCATGGAAGTTTTACCTTTCGCGTTACTAGGGCTGGTGATAGAACAACACTTGCCCAAATAATTCATTTGGTGCGGCTAGCCCAAGGGTCTCAGGCTAGCATCCAGCGCTTGGCGGATGCATTTGCTTCTCATTTTGTACCAGCGGTACTGTTGTTCGCATTTTTGACATATTGCTATTGGGCGTTCTTTGCTCAGGACGTAAGTCAAAGTGAAGCAATGCTTACAACAATAGCGGTACTTATTATTGCTTGTCCATGCGCACTTGGATTGGCAACACCTGCTGCAATAATGATTGCGATTACCACCGGGGCGAAATACGGAATTTTGATTAGAAGTGCAGAAGCACTGGAGATACTAGGGCGAGTGGATACTGTTTTTTTTGATAAGACAGGAACTTTAACTAGCGGTAAATTAAAAGTAGAAAAAGTATATGGGTTCGAGTTTACAGAGAGTGAAGTATTGGGGTTTGCATGTTCTGTCGAATCTCATAGTGAGCATTTATTAGCGAAGGCAATAATAGATTGTGCTCAAGAAAATGAAATCGAAACTCCCGCGTCTTCTAATTTTCAAGTGGCACCTGGATTGGGAGTACGTGCAGTTATTCAAGAGAGATCATTTACTGTCGGTAGTCTCAATCTTGCGAGGCAAGCGAATATAGTTATTAGCAGTGAAGTGGAAGCAAAGGTCAACGAACTACTAGACGCGCACTGCACTCCAATTGCAGTTCTTATGGAAGAAAAAATTATAGGCCTTATAGGTTTGACTGATGAGATACGTTTTGAGTCAAAGCAAGTTGTATCTCGATTACGGTCTATGGGTTTAAGAGTAGGCATTTTGACTGGGGATCATTATGCAGTAACTCGTAGTTTGGCAAGTAAACTGGCCGTAGATTCTTACGTATCAGAGATATTACCTTCAGAGAAGCATAATCAAATTACACAACGTCAAGCATTAGGTCATAAAGTAGCGATGGTGGGAGATGGAATTAATGATGCACCAGCATTGGCACAAGCGGATGCTGGTATTGCGATGTCTTCAGCTTCGGATATTTCATTGAATGTAGCAGATTTTGTATTGATGGGAGCTAACATCCAAGGAGTAACTACTGGTATTAGGCTTTCAAGGAAGACAATTACGATAATTAAGCAAAATTTGTTTTGGGCTTTTGGTTATAACATAATCCTAATTCCAATAGCTGCAGGATTTTTTCATTTATTTGTTGGAGAAGGGTCGATTCCTTCCTATCTACATTGGATTCTTGGGGAGAACGGTTTTTTGAATCCTAATATCGCAGCATTGGCGATGGCCACAAGTTCTGTTTCAGTTATGTTTAACAGCTTAAGGCTGCGAACTTGGGATCCATATTTATAG
- a CDS encoding serine protease encodes MVFRHFKIALLAPAFVLALGLVAACVNVEPTPTPAPPRPTPTPSPTPSPTPTPTPTPTPSPTPTPPPTPTQAQGIALAEPAVVKLIAGDKQWTGVFIEGTLGRILTTSSGLGQSPLADFYTPSGSNGRAWVIGRDDNLDLALLEVISPGQVYPSFNLAKTGDPQLDQDFVLLRQGGLTDVVQKNSSRIIGSRQDFNTGLRYIQLQGLSNEDSDGSALIDNSGLLRGIRMNEQHMLDIAIGRTGEIYALSVDGLISTVIPRLETGVSIIDAPLSGTSKGTPPSIPAIFKGTIKIDSRSATKGTRVYAKVSKVGSSDLWFSTTVEKTGEYLLPISISRTGYTNATVQFWAGKYPASATSVFVAARTTTINIDVP; translated from the coding sequence ATGGTATTTAGACATTTTAAAATAGCTTTATTAGCTCCAGCTTTTGTATTAGCACTGGGGCTAGTTGCTGCGTGTGTTAACGTTGAGCCAACTCCTACTCCTGCACCCCCTAGACCTACACCTACGCCTAGCCCAACACCTAGTCCAACGCCAACGCCAACGCCAACGCCAACGCCTAGTCCAACACCTACACCTCCGCCAACGCCCACTCAGGCCCAAGGTATAGCTCTGGCGGAGCCTGCTGTTGTGAAACTAATTGCAGGAGATAAGCAATGGACAGGGGTTTTCATCGAGGGGACGTTAGGTCGAATATTAACTACATCATCTGGTCTAGGTCAGTCCCCCTTGGCAGATTTCTACACCCCTTCGGGCTCTAATGGCCGAGCATGGGTTATTGGCAGAGATGACAACTTAGATCTTGCATTGCTAGAAGTTATTTCTCCGGGCCAAGTTTATCCATCATTTAACTTAGCCAAAACGGGTGATCCCCAACTAGATCAAGATTTTGTCTTGCTTCGCCAAGGTGGATTAACTGATGTAGTTCAGAAGAATTCTTCGAGGATCATAGGAAGTCGTCAAGATTTTAATACGGGACTTCGGTACATTCAGTTGCAAGGATTATCAAATGAGGATTCTGATGGATCGGCTTTAATTGATAACAGCGGCCTATTACGTGGTATTCGTATGAACGAGCAGCATATGTTGGATATTGCAATTGGTCGAACAGGCGAAATATACGCTTTATCTGTCGACGGGTTGATATCGACTGTTATTCCTCGACTTGAGACAGGAGTTAGCATAATTGATGCGCCTCTCTCAGGTACTTCTAAAGGCACACCTCCAAGCATCCCTGCCATTTTTAAAGGAACCATTAAAATCGACAGTAGAAGTGCTACAAAAGGCACTCGCGTCTACGCCAAGGTTTCTAAAGTAGGATCGTCCGATTTATGGTTTTCTACAACTGTCGAAAAAACAGGAGAGTACTTATTACCTATTAGTATTAGCAGAACCGGCTATACCAATGCTACTGTGCAATTCTGGGCAGGCAAATATCCTGCATCAGCTACCAGTGTTTTCGTAGCTGCTCGTACAACTACGATTAATATAGATGTTCCTTAG
- a CDS encoding GNAT family N-acetyltransferase, which produces MFSVRRANIDDLQLIVDFQIKMAVESEGVDLEEATINSGVGAVLKGEVTAEYWLVESEDGPVGMMMTLPEWSDWRNGVVIWIHSVYVRPDYRKKGAFSTLFEHLKNQVSESSELVGLRLYVDKGNHSAQQVYKRLGMSAEHYDLYEFMKY; this is translated from the coding sequence ATGTTTAGCGTCCGACGAGCGAATATTGACGATTTGCAATTAATTGTAGATTTTCAAATAAAAATGGCTGTTGAAAGTGAAGGGGTTGATTTAGAGGAAGCCACGATTAATTCAGGCGTCGGTGCTGTCCTAAAGGGTGAAGTAACCGCAGAGTATTGGTTGGTAGAATCTGAAGACGGCCCTGTTGGAATGATGATGACTTTACCTGAATGGAGTGACTGGCGGAACGGCGTAGTAATCTGGATTCATTCAGTATATGTCCGGCCAGATTATCGCAAGAAAGGGGCTTTTTCGACACTCTTTGAACATTTGAAGAACCAAGTTAGTGAGTCCTCAGAACTGGTGGGGCTTAGGCTTTATGTAGACAAGGGAAATCATTCCGCTCAGCAAGTGTACAAACGCCTAGGTATGTCAGCAGAACACTATGATCTCTACGAATTTATGAAATATTAA